The genomic segment TATAGGGGACCGGGTTCAACAACTTATAGAACCGCAATTGAACCTCATCACTGGTCAGAATCTGTTCAACAACAGTTCGATTCTCGACAGAATTCCAGTCAAGTTGAATGGTTATATTAGGATCATCGACTGAAATGACTGCCGTGTTGAATAGCGATCTAATCAGCTGATATCACGGGTTAGAAGGACGAAGTCGAGGAAATCGAGCTTGGTATGGAGATCGATTTCCTCGACTTCGTTGAGCAGTGTCGAGACCTAGTCAAACAAGCGTTGGGGAAGTACGCGGGCGAGCCCGCCAGCGGCGGGTTCGCCCGCTGGGTACACGTCGCTCTCAGCGCTGGATGGCCGAAACTTCGTACTCGACAACGAAGCGCTCGCTCGGCGATGCCGTGCGAGCGCTGAGCTGGTATCGCCAGTTCCGTGAAATTGGCCTCATGTTCGCCATCAACATAGAAAAGCTCTGTGAGCCACTCTAACCACCATTTAGCGGCTATTCAACAAAGCACTTTAGTCCATAACGTCTCCGGTGTGTCATTGTCATCGTATACGCTGATAACACCAATCGTACTGACACTGAGTGCGGCCCGATTCTGTATATAGAGAAGGTACCTGTTGAGAGGAGATTAAATATGAGTGTGATACTACTACCACTTCGTCAATAGAAATAATATCCATCATTCGAATATGTCTAACTATATTTTAGAATTATAAAGTTATAATATTATAGTAGAAATATAAAAATTTGATGTTTGATACTGATTCAGACGTCAAAGAGGGGCTGAACCCTACAAACACGCTGCATTCAACCCGACGACAGTCATTGGCTTTTTTGGGAGGTCTCAGCGGATTGAGTCTCACTTCAAGTCAGCGTACTGTAGCACAGAGTGATAGTGGGAGTAATGAACCTAAGATTGACCCAGATACCGAGTTTACCGTAGCGATATTCCCGGATACTCAGTATTATGCAGAGCAAGACAACGGGATTTTCGAACAGATGGGGCAATGGATCGCAGATAATAAGGATGAGTACAATATTGAGATGTTCCTCCATGAAGGTGATATTGTTCAGAATTACGGCTCGAACAACGAAGATGAGTGGGAGGTTGCGCAAGATGCTATCAAGAGGATAGATGCCGAACATATTCCGACAGTTCTAGCTCTCGGAAACCATGACGCGGACAATATCCGAGATCCACAGACGTTCCGTAGTCGGTTCCCCGCATCTCGCTATGAGGAAATTGAAGGAATCAACGAAACGGTTGTCGATTGGGGAACGTTCGAAGGATATTCCGAGAATGCATATTTAATCCAAGAAATTAACGGTGAAAAATTCCTTTTCATCACACTGGAATTTGGGCCGCGCGACGCAGCGTTGGAATGGAGTGGGCAGATTATGCAGACTCATTCCGAAGCAACTGCAATCCTCGTAACCCACACCTATTTATACCACGACGGAACCCGAACCGATTCGAATGACGATCACGCCCCAAGTGCTTACGAAGGAACATTACTTCCTCCCGAAAGCAATTACAATAATGGAGAACAGATGTGGCAAACCGAATTGCGCTACCACGCGAATTTGGCGGCTGTTCACTCTGGCCATCATATTGGTGGACCACTTGTCGCCCAAAGCGAAGCCCACGAAAAAGGAAATCGTACAAATCAAATGTTTATGAATTACCAAACAATAGATAATGGCGGGGATGGCTGGCTCCGCCTGTTCACAATAAATACGGAAACGTATAATGTAGAAGTAAATACGTACTCACCGTATCTCGACCAGTGGAGTGACGATACCAAGGAATCCTTCGAGTTCAACTTGCGCACTTTTAAAGAAGGATCCTGACCCACCAGTTGGTAATTCTCGTCAATTCCCTTTCTTGGTGTAATTCGCTCTTCCCACAGAGATTGTTGATACAGTTGGGTCGCCCACTGACAATCAAAAACCAGTAGAGAGTGGTTCGTATCCGCGAGCTCAACCTACAGTTAGAAAAGTAAAATCGTAGGAGAGTACTCCGTCAATAATGTTCTACAAAAGAGTGTACCTCGACTTAAATAAAATTCGAACTGGGTGTAGGATAGCGACTACTCGAGATTGAGGGCTTCACTCCTCGGCGTTACCATCACCGCGATCATGACTACGTCCAGAATTATCCTTGTCGCCACCTACAACGTTGCCGTGTCCGCGGTCGCCATCTGAATCCTCGGGATCGTACACCCAGAGCGCGTCATTGGGATAAGATCGCCGATACTGGGCAGCGTCCTCACAGAGGAGAACTCGACCGTCCTCCAACACTAGGACGTTGTCGATGTTGATCGGCGCGTCGTCAATTACGGATGGCGGATCTGATGCATCGGCACCGACGACAACCGGTTCCAGTGTGGAAATGTTGTAGTCGGGTTCAAGTTCGGCGCGGTAGACAACGCCACCGTCGACCCGCTGCATCCGAATATCGCCCTCGCTATCCGACATACCATCGTTAAGTTCGGAGATGCCGATGTAGAGGTAATCACCTGGCTTGGCACCTTCAATACTGTCGACTCCCTCGGCCTTCCGGAATTCGATCGAGGTGTCGATCTCCTTAGCGGCAGCCCGGGTCTCGAGAAACGGTACCTTCCGAAGTTCTTCGTCAATCCCATTGGGACCACGCTCTTCGTACTGCTCGGCCCACGCGAGGATCTCCTCGCCGGTGATATAGTCCTGATTTCCATGCTTCGCAACTGCCTTATCCGCCTCCCGAAGGGCCTGGTCGAGATCATTCTCCCAGTCCGTGTCGGCGTGGGTTTCGAGATAGTCCACTTGAGTGATGCCATCGTATTCGGCGATCCACGCTTCGACTTCACGGTTGCTGGCGTGGCCGAGCTTCACCCACTCGATTTCGAGATCGACATCGGTAGGCGGTTCGTTCTTGGCAGCTTCCTCGTTCGTCACCTTGGCAACGTAGAGGGTACCCGCGACGTCCATTGCGTCAGTGTAGCTGTGGAACGGCCGATCGGCGACGAACTTGTAGATGCCCTTGTTTTCCCCGTCCGAGGTTAGATACACCGACCGGCTGTCTTCCTGAAAGTCCGGAGCCTCGAAGGCGGCCCGTCCCATGCACCAGTGCTTGACGGGCGTCGGGTCGTCGCTGGTCGGGTCACGAATCTCGACGATGTACCCGTAGCGATACGGATTCGGATAGCCATCACCGATTGGATTGAGCGTGTTTTCCCCGTCTTCCTGATCGACTGGATCGGCACCGAGGTGGTACGCAAGTAACTCGATACCGCTGAGTGCCCACGATCCTTGTAGAGTCCAAGAATCATCGCCGAACATATCGTCGATTACCTCTTGCACCTCCACGGGATTCGGTCGATTCCAAAACTCGGCTCCGCCACGAAGGCCAATACCGCTGCCAGCCTCAACAATATCGCTGACGGTTGCGGGCCCGCTTACGCGAGGGTGCGCGTAATTTTCTTCGGCGGACATCGGCGTATCCCATGGACTGAGGTCACCATAGCAATTGATCCGTGTTCCCCCGAGTTCACGGAACGCCTCGGTGTTGACGAGATTCTTCGTGTTCTCCAAGTCGGCATGCCAGTTTCCGTCCTCGTCGCGACTGATCGGCATGCGCGTGATGTCGCCCGGGCTGGTCTCGATATTCGTGAAGAGATATCCCTCGGTCCCGTCGTCGTTGGTGGCGACGAACTGGTTCATATCCTGATTGTACCCAGTATCGCCGTATCGGCTGCCCGCGAACGTCGCTATGTCAACGCCGTCGGGCGTCACTGGATGGCCGAACTTCTCCTCGCCGCCGTCGATTGGGTCGCCCTCCTGGACGAGGAGCTTGTACTCGCCACCCGCGACTCGAACCGTGCTGCGCTCCTCGTCAGTCTGCGGCGGTGTCAATTCGGTGAAGTCATCGTTGTCACCGTCCAGTTCGAACTGAAATCCCTCGACGACCCCGACGCCACCTTTGTTGTAAGGAGCCGGATTCTCCCGACTTGGATGCTGGAGGCTGAAGATGAGTTCATTCGTTTGCATGACGAATGGCCCGGTCACCTCCGCGCCGAAGGCAGTCGTCGCGAACCGCTGGAGATTTCCGTCAATCCACGGTGCCTTCGGTGTATCACTATCCTCTGCGCTGACTACACCACTCACGCTGGCTCCCAGCGCGGCCGCTACTGACGTGGCCATCACGTTCCGTCGAGTGAGATCGACCATTGCATATGTCCACCCAAAAAGTAGTCACATATAATTTTATAGTAGATCTATATCTGGACTAAAAGTTAGAGGAGCGGTACAGGGCAGTACATAGTATTCAGAGTGCGATCATGACCTCAACGGCTGGGCGTCAGTGTATAATCAAAAGTATGTTTCAAACGAAGTAATTGGTTTTATCACGTGATAGACGCTCTCTTCTGGTTTCAGCTGATAAGTTGGTACACAATCATGACACTGTATAACTGTACTTCTAAACTATTATTTGAAATGACGATTGATGTAGTTCGGCGAATTCTTGCAAGGAACGACCTTCTGTAGTCTGATCAATTACATGATGAGATCTGAACCGACGTGTCTTGAGAGAAGTATGTTAGGCGGGATATCTGACTCATGTGATATTCGTAGAACTATTTTCTTTTATATCTCAATGATATCTATATCTATCAAACTATAAGTTTATATACTATACATATAAAATTTTATTATTTTCATGTCTCGATCACTCATCGCACGATGTCTGACACGATTGAGACAGATCCCAGTGCCGATGATCCGGATGACGAACGCCGAACCTTCCTCCAGGCTGTCGGTGGGACGGCAGCGACCGCAACCGGTCTCCCTAGTACCGTAAGTGCGACCGATCAAAACGGAGCAAGCGAACGCGACACAGTTCCGCTAACCCACGGTGTAGCGTCAGGTGAAGTTACAGCCCAGACGGCCGTCGTCTGGGCGCGAGCGGCCGACGAGGCGACTCTCCACGTGGAGTTTAGTTCCGACGAGGCGTTCTCGCCGTCTCGGCAGCAACACACCTCCGTAGACTCGACAACCGACTTCACTGGTCAGGTTCGCCTAACGGGGCTCAAATCAGCAACACGGTACTACTACCGCGTCTGGGCAACGGCTGGTGACGGGGAGAACGGTCCCGACACGCGATCTGCTCCGGATTCGGCGCCCACAGGGACGTTCGTCACGGCGCCCGGATCCACTGATGAGGAGCGTGTTATGTTTGCCTGGAGTGGAGACACATGGGGCTATGGGGATGACCCCGTTGAGCCGCCCTTCCCAGGACTTCGAACGATCGCGGAGCAAGAGCCGGACTTCTTCCTCTATCACGGGGACACAATCTATGCCGACGCACAGACACCCGCCGGGAAGATCACCGAAAACACTCCGATTGACGACGCGCTCGAAATTTACCGGGATAAATACAAGGAGATGCGCGATCCGCCGGCTGAGGTCGCCGAGCAGACGTATCTGCAAGAACTACTTGAATCGACGTCGGTGTATACGGTATGGGACGACCACGAAGTCATCAACAACTTCGCAGGTCCGATCGAACCGCTGATGCCCGAGGGACGGCGGGCTTTTCGCGAGTACTGGCCACTCGACCGGGACGCTGATGCCCGACCCGGCGATTCCAATCGGTTTTACGACTCGTTCCGCTGGGGAAAACATGTCGAGCTGTTCATCATCGACACGCGCCAGTACCGCGATCCGAACGTCGAACGCGACTCGAAGACACTGCTCGGTGACGAGCAACTCGAGTGGCTGAAAGACGCACTTGCGGACTCTGATGCAACATGGAAGCTTCTCGCTTCGCCGGCTCCGCTAGGACACCCGTCAGATTCGTGGGCGACCCCAGCGGATCGAACTGGCTACGAGGCGGAACTCCTCGAGCTCATCAAGCATATCCAGACGGAACCGATTTCGAATCTGGTCGTCATCGCCGGGGACATCCACAAGTCGGTCGTAGGCGCATACGATCCAGACAATGACGGCGAGTTCGAATTCTTCGAGGCTATCGCCGGCCCACTCGGTGCACCTGCCGGCCTGCCGGACGACCTCTATTCGCCGCTCAATCCGACGGAGTTCTTTGCCAAGGGCGAGTACACTAACTTCGGCACCGTTGAGGTCGACGAATCGGGCGATGAACTGACAATCAACATTTACGATGAAGAGGGGACGGAACAGTTCTCGAAGACAATTCAGACATCAGATATCAACCCGGAGACCAAGTCTACAGACCGCATTCAGAGCACATTCGACGAGGACGCCGACGGCTGGCACATTTCGCAAAACGGTGGGAGCGACCACCCTAACTACCGTGAAATCGATGGTAATCCCGGCGGGCATATCAGCGACGAGGAGAGCCAGGGTGGGATTGCCTGGTATTACCAGGCACCGTTCAAGTTCCTCGGCGATCGTGAGGCGTTTTACGGCGGGACGCTCTCGTTCGACCTTCGGCAGGCCCAAACCGATCAACAGTTCGACGCCGAACCCACAGAGGGAGGCGACATACTGCTTGCAAGCGGTGAGAAGAAGCTTGTCTATGAGTTCCGCGGTTCGGATGCTACCCCTGATAAAGAATGGTCCACGTTTGAGGTACCGCTCACGGCAGATGCCATCTGGGTCGACGTCACAAGCGAAGAGCCGCTCGCAACTGAAGAGACGTTCCGTACCGTTCTGAGTGATTTGGAGGTCCTTCGTATCCGCGGAGAGTATCGGTCCGGAGACGATATGAGTTACCTCGACAACGTCGTCCTCACCAAAGATTAAGCAAAGTGCTGGACTTAATCCAAGATATAAGTACAATATTAGTTTGGTAGGTCACAGATAGCTCGCATCTTGGTGTGACCCCACACCGAGTGCAGTCACATCTGTGATATTCGGGAGAGATTCGGCTTCGCATTCGGACGAACCAGTAGGCTGTTGAAAAAATTCTCACCTCAAATACACGTCGGGCCGAATCTACAATTCCTTCCGTGTTGGGAACATGCTATCAGTCGAGATACGTGGTGCGAATTGGCCCTTCTCCGAAATTATTATTGATACATGCGGCACGTCCTCGACGTATACTGCGGATGGACGGACTCGACGGGAGTTCCACGCTCGGCGATCTTATCCTCGGTTCGGGATTGCAAGCACGATAACAACAATTTGATGGGTTGGCTCGTTGCGGAAAGGATAGTTGACTATAGATAAACGGGTAGTACCATACATATATTTTACAGTATATTGAGAGATTATAAACTAATATCATATCGTTATTCATCTACAGGATCGATGCCAGATACTAACATCGATTCAAACAACAAATCGGTACTGAACAGTACGAACACGCTCTCTGCGACTCGACGACAGACACTGGCTTTTTTGGGAGGTCTTAGCAGCGCTGGAACGACGGCAGCGCAGACCGTCCGAGACATCGGTACTCGAGAAGAAGCCGCGATCGACACCAACGCAGCGCAGTCAGTGGGGACTATTACGCTCATCCACGACACGCACTTCCACGGTCGGTTCAAGGATGCCTTTGACCAGGCGCAGAACGTCGCTACTTATTTCGGGATCCACGAGGCGATCGCAGACCGTCGGGAGAATGTTCTCCGGCTCGGCAACGGTGACGACCTTGCCTCCTCGGTGCTGTCGGTGGTCTTCGACGGGAGACACATGGTCGACGCGTTGAACGCCGGCGGGCTCGACTACGACACCTTTGGCAACCACGACTTCGACATGGAGCCGGAGATCCTCCGCAAGCGTGTTGCCGACAGCGAGTTCACGTGGGTGAGCGCGAACGTCCGCGACGAGGCGGCCAGCGATGTGTTCGCAGCCGAGGCGGGCGCAGCCCGCTACGTGATCGAGGAGGTCGGCGGGGTCGCCGTAGGAATCACCGGGGTGATCACCGTGGAAGCGTCCGAGATCACCTCGATCGGCGAGGACACGCGGGTCCTCGACCCCGCGGAGACGCTCGCGGAAGTGGTTCCCGAGATGCGCGAGGAGGGCGCCGACGCGGTCGTCGTCCTCTCGCACGTCGCGGGGTCGGAGGCACGATCTGTGGCCGAGGCGGTCGACGGGATTGACGCGATCGTCGGCGACCATGCGGCGGAGGTCCTCGACGAACCCGAGGTTGTGAACGACACGCTGCTCTCCTTTGTCGGCGACGAGTTCGAGTACATCAGCGAGCTGTCACTCTGTGTTGGCGAGGACGGGATCACGGACCACGAGTTCACTCGCCACAAGACCGCCGCGCTGGTTGAGGAGGGGGCGATCGAACCTCATCCCGACGTTCAGGCGGTGCGTGAGGAGTATGGGGCGAAGCTGGAGGCAGAGCTCGACGAAGTGATCGGCGAGACCGAGATAGCCCTGGACACCCGCCGCAAGACTGTCCGGACCCGCGAGTCGAACCTTGGCAACTTTGTCGCCGACGCGATGCGCGACGAGACCGGCGCGGACCTGGCGCTGATGAACGGCGGCGGCATCCGCTCGGACGCCCTGTACGGGCCCGGCGAGATCACCAATCGGACGATAGTTGGCATCCTGCCGTTTCCGAACGACGTTGTGATACTGGAGGTGACCGGTGAGATCCTCCGAGTCGCCCTGGAGAACGGCGTGAGCCAGATCGAGGATCTGTCTGGGCGGTTCCCGCAGGTGAGCGGCTTCAGCTACACGTTCGATCCCGACGCGCCCGTCGGCGAGCGTGTGAGAGAGGTCTGCATCCGCGGCGAACCGGTCGATCCGTCGGCGACGTATACGCTGGCGACAAACGACTTTATCGCCGGCGGCGGCGATGGCTACGAGATGCTTGCCGATGCGACGGTGTTGCGCTACTCCAACGCCGGGCCGCTGCTCTCGACGCTGGTGATCGCGACCATCGAGGCCGAGTCGCCGATTGCTCCCGAGGTCGAGGGGCGGATTGTGCGCCTCGACAGGGTCCGCAAGTGCCTCGCCAACGACCGCAGCGACGTCCGCGGCCGACTGACTGAGATCCAGTTATACGGCTCGGAGGTTGATGTTCGTCACCGTCCTCCTGTTCGGCGGCCGGCAGACCGTCACCGGCGGTGAGTCCACCGGAACATTTGTGATCTTCTCCATGTACCTCCGCGAACTGGGCCGGCCGGACTGCCAACCGGTATCAGAAGACGGAATCGAGTGATGACCGCATCTTTGTATCTTGGGTCACGCCCCGTCGATCACTCCGCCAGCGGACGGCGTGGTCTCCGAGCATGTCGACGGCGTAGCGCTGCGGTCGTGGCGATGTTCAGCTACGCGGACGACGAACCGGTGCTGTCGGGGATCAGCCCGCCCTCACGGCCGGAGAGACTGTCGGACTGGTCAGCACCAGCGGCGGGAGGTCGATGCTGCCAAAACTGCTTCCACGGCTGTACGATGTCAACCCCGCCCCAGTCCGAACCCGCGGGGCCAATATCTGGGAGTACGACCTCGGGCCTTCGAGAAAAGATCGGTGTCGTCGAACGGAACTCGTACATGTTCCCTGGCACGATCCGGCACAACATCGCCTACGACGATCAGGAGCTCTTCTGGATCCCGCTTGATGGCAGAACGGAGTCGGAGGACATCCATTGTTGGGAAAAGTCCTGGTCATGGATGCGAACCTTCTCGAAGCGTTCTGAAAGCCGGATACCGACTATCCACAGATTATGCGAAATTTCGTTCGACGGCTTGTTTCGAACGTTCCGGACATAACTGATATTTTGGTGCTTCAAGAAATTCAGCAGAGCTGTATGTCAGCGAAGGTCGAAAGGTGATTGGAGACCAGCGTCTTTTTAGCTATTCCAGCCTCAGTAACGGAGATGAGGTTGTCACTGGTGAACATATAGTCGATGCGTTTCTCGAGAATGGAGTCAGTGTAAATTGCAGGGTACGTGTCTGAATCACTGCTATGGCTCGGACCAGACACCGTGGGTCTATACGATCAATCCAGATCGGAAAGGGCCTGGCGTACGTGTTCCTCACATTCTGTATTGTCGATCTGTCCATTCAATTCACTCGATGCCTTGTGCCCGGGCACCTTCACGAATCTTCGCTGCGCGCTTGCGAACCCACGCAATATAGCGTTCGGCTTTATCCCGTTCAATGCCAAGGAACGAAGAGATCCAGTTGATGTCAATACCGGGACGGGTGAGGAGGTACGCTGCGAGGGTATCCGTGCCCGCCTGAATAATTTCCGGCGGGACACCGTGCTCACCCGTTCCCTCCTCTTTGAAGCCATTAACATCAAAGTACACGTCAGCATACAACCGTGCAAGCTCGGGATTTTCGAACGTTACCTCTGTATGGAGCGGTGCTTCAAATTGGTAGTACGATTCCTCGCTATCCGGGAATGGATATTCAACGATTCGAACATTCTTAATATAGTTCTCAATAACTTCGCCGTCTTCAGCTGTATCGGTTTCTGCTCTGGAAGACATATATGGAAACTCCCCATTGAGTCCTTTAACTTAAATAATTTCGATATATCTTCGACAGTATTTGAAGGAAGAAATACGGAGAGATATATACTAGAATATTTATTTCTGTTCTTTGATCTGTTCACACCTCTGTTCTAATGAA from the Natronococcus sp. AD-5 genome contains:
- a CDS encoding metallophosphoesterase is translated as MFDTDSDVKEGLNPTNTLHSTRRQSLAFLGGLSGLSLTSSQRTVAQSDSGSNEPKIDPDTEFTVAIFPDTQYYAEQDNGIFEQMGQWIADNKDEYNIEMFLHEGDIVQNYGSNNEDEWEVAQDAIKRIDAEHIPTVLALGNHDADNIRDPQTFRSRFPASRYEEIEGINETVVDWGTFEGYSENAYLIQEINGEKFLFITLEFGPRDAALEWSGQIMQTHSEATAILVTHTYLYHDGTRTDSNDDHAPSAYEGTLLPPESNYNNGEQMWQTELRYHANLAAVHSGHHIGGPLVAQSEAHEKGNRTNQMFMNYQTIDNGGDGWLRLFTINTETYNVEVNTYSPYLDQWSDDTKESFEFNLRTFKEGS
- a CDS encoding alkaline phosphatase PhoX, translated to MVDLTRRNVMATSVAAALGASVSGVVSAEDSDTPKAPWIDGNLQRFATTAFGAEVTGPFVMQTNELIFSLQHPSRENPAPYNKGGVGVVEGFQFELDGDNDDFTELTPPQTDEERSTVRVAGGEYKLLVQEGDPIDGGEEKFGHPVTPDGVDIATFAGSRYGDTGYNQDMNQFVATNDDGTEGYLFTNIETSPGDITRMPISRDEDGNWHADLENTKNLVNTEAFRELGGTRINCYGDLSPWDTPMSAEENYAHPRVSGPATVSDIVEAGSGIGLRGGAEFWNRPNPVEVQEVIDDMFGDDSWTLQGSWALSGIELLAYHLGADPVDQEDGENTLNPIGDGYPNPYRYGYIVEIRDPTSDDPTPVKHWCMGRAAFEAPDFQEDSRSVYLTSDGENKGIYKFVADRPFHSYTDAMDVAGTLYVAKVTNEEAAKNEPPTDVDLEIEWVKLGHASNREVEAWIAEYDGITQVDYLETHADTDWENDLDQALREADKAVAKHGNQDYITGEEILAWAEQYEERGPNGIDEELRKVPFLETRAAAKEIDTSIEFRKAEGVDSIEGAKPGDYLYIGISELNDGMSDSEGDIRMQRVDGGVVYRAELEPDYNISTLEPVVVGADASDPPSVIDDAPINIDNVLVLEDGRVLLCEDAAQYRRSYPNDALWVYDPEDSDGDRGHGNVVGGDKDNSGRSHDRGDGNAEE
- a CDS encoding alkaline phosphatase D family protein, translating into MSDTIETDPSADDPDDERRTFLQAVGGTAATATGLPSTVSATDQNGASERDTVPLTHGVASGEVTAQTAVVWARAADEATLHVEFSSDEAFSPSRQQHTSVDSTTDFTGQVRLTGLKSATRYYYRVWATAGDGENGPDTRSAPDSAPTGTFVTAPGSTDEERVMFAWSGDTWGYGDDPVEPPFPGLRTIAEQEPDFFLYHGDTIYADAQTPAGKITENTPIDDALEIYRDKYKEMRDPPAEVAEQTYLQELLESTSVYTVWDDHEVINNFAGPIEPLMPEGRRAFREYWPLDRDADARPGDSNRFYDSFRWGKHVELFIIDTRQYRDPNVERDSKTLLGDEQLEWLKDALADSDATWKLLASPAPLGHPSDSWATPADRTGYEAELLELIKHIQTEPISNLVVIAGDIHKSVVGAYDPDNDGEFEFFEAIAGPLGAPAGLPDDLYSPLNPTEFFAKGEYTNFGTVEVDESGDELTINIYDEEGTEQFSKTIQTSDINPETKSTDRIQSTFDEDADGWHISQNGGSDHPNYREIDGNPGGHISDEESQGGIAWYYQAPFKFLGDREAFYGGTLSFDLRQAQTDQQFDAEPTEGGDILLASGEKKLVYEFRGSDATPDKEWSTFEVPLTADAIWVDVTSEEPLATEETFRTVLSDLEVLRIRGEYRSGDDMSYLDNVVLTKD
- a CDS encoding bifunctional metallophosphatase/5'-nucleotidase, with protein sequence MGTITLIHDTHFHGRFKDAFDQAQNVATYFGIHEAIADRRENVLRLGNGDDLASSVLSVVFDGRHMVDALNAGGLDYDTFGNHDFDMEPEILRKRVADSEFTWVSANVRDEAASDVFAAEAGAARYVIEEVGGVAVGITGVITVEASEITSIGEDTRVLDPAETLAEVVPEMREEGADAVVVLSHVAGSEARSVAEAVDGIDAIVGDHAAEVLDEPEVVNDTLLSFVGDEFEYISELSLCVGEDGITDHEFTRHKTAALVEEGAIEPHPDVQAVREEYGAKLEAELDEVIGETEIALDTRRKTVRTRESNLGNFVADAMRDETGADLALMNGGGIRSDALYGPGEITNRTIVGILPFPNDVVILEVTGEILRVALENGVSQIEDLSGRFPQVSGFSYTFDPDAPVGERVREVCIRGEPVDPSATYTLATNDFIAGGGDGYEMLADATVLRYSNAGPLLSTLVIATIEAESPIAPEVEGRIVRLDRVRKCLANDRSDVRGRLTEIQLYGSEVDVRHRPPVRRPADRHRR